The following coding sequences lie in one Danio rerio strain Tuebingen ecotype United States chromosome 3, GRCz12tu, whole genome shotgun sequence genomic window:
- the LOC101883776 gene encoding uncharacterized protein, translating to MMPSVFLLYVLWALCPLSVGLPLTCPSSLNLNPQQGSGKLCATLQLQPKFPCPNVSLSVSDNEQLSPETWHLESLSVKVEKNCSFMVIQQDKQSQLFPGGSYSSIAINSISTHAEFLCVCTKFHIRSKRTPTPEDFQNRHVLEYIDNTDNNFWGNIWSNSKNVRARLPRRQSFMTKDEFNKIKFTKEFPVEIESERHGLKTLYRSDHKIDIYDVSKIKGQIKVTQRNDYVVADLDNNDKPIHFENGEDISEHLEKMEKNKVLKVQKVLRNKKPVLEVKDEFETAVEEDPFETAVEEDAIETAIEEDAFETAVEEDAFETAVEEDAFEIAAEEDAFETAAEEDAFETAVEEDAFETAAEEDVFESAVEEDAFETAVVEDAFETAVEEDAFETAAEEDAFETAAEEDAFETAVEEETFETAVEEDAFETAVEEDTFETAVEEDTFETAVEEDAFETAVEEDAFETAVEEDAFETAVEEDTFETAVEEDAFETAVEEDTFESAVEEDAFETAVEEDTFETAVEEDAFETAVEEDTFETAVEEDAFETAVEEDAFESAVEEDAFETAAEEDAFETAVEEDAFETAAEEDAFETAAEEDAFETAPEEDAFETAAEEEAFETAAEEDAFETEAKDDAIETAAEDDAFETAAEEDAFETEAKDYAFETAAEEDAFETAAEDDTFETAAEDDTFKTAAEDDTFKTAAEEDTLETAAEEDTFETEAKDDAFETAAEDDTFETAAEEDAFQTAAEEDAFETAVEQDGFETAVEGGTFETAVEGGTFGTVVAGGASETSVAGGTFLTSLAGGAILTAVAGGAFQNAGKGGAVETADKGGAVETADKGGADATADKGGADETAGKGGAVETDDKGGADETAGKGGAVETADKGGADETAGKGGAVETADKGGADETAIGEGTVETAAEVDAFVTAGKGSADETAGKSGSVEPAVDVDAFVTAGKGSAVETAGKSGAVQTAVEESSVEEEAFEIADEEGTFETRADEDGFETAVEEDAFETGVEEDAFTTAVVEDPFKTTVAGDAFETAAEEDPFKTTVAGDAFETAVKEDAYETAAEEDPFKTTVAGDAFETAAEEDAFETAAEEDPFKTTVVGDAFETAAEEDPFKTTVAGDAFETAVKEDAYETAAEEDPFKTTVAGDAFETAAEEDAFETAAEEDPFKTTVAGDAFETAAEEDPFKTTVAGDAFETAAEEDAFETAAEKDPFKTTVAGDAFETAAEEDPFKTTVAGDAFETAAEKDPFKTTVAGDAFETAVEGSAFETADEEDPFETTVQGDSFETAVEGSAFETAYKEDSFETAVEGSAFETAYEEDSFETAVEGSTFETAAEDSFKTAVEEGTVKIVVEGVPGVMIKEGEGRISTYIYF from the exons ATGATGCCATCTGTGTTCCTCCTCTACGTGTTGTGGGCGTTGTGTCCTCTCTCTGTGGGACTGCCCCTCACCTGTCCTTCATCTCTGAATCTCAATCCTCAGCAGGGATCTGGGAAACTGTGCGCAACATTGCAGCTGCAGCCCAAGTTTCCCTGTCCCAATGTAAGCCTGTCAGTGAGTGACAATGAACAACTCAGTCCTGAAACATGGCATCTGGAGAGTCTGTCGGTAAAG GTGGAAAAAAACTGCAGTTTTATGGTGATTCAACAAGACAAGCAGAGTCAACTTTTTCCTGGAGGATCCTATTCAAGCATTGCTATAAACTCCATCAGTACACATGCAGAATTTTTGTGCGTGTGCACAAAATTTCACATCAGATCCAAACGTACTCCAACACCTGAAGATTTTCAAAATAGACATGTATTGGAATACATTGATAATACAGATAACAACTTTTGGGGTAACATTTGGAGCAATTCAAAAAATGTTAGAGCACGTTTACCACGCAGGCAATCCTTCATGACGAAAGATGAGTTTAACAAAATCAAGTTCACTAAGGAATTTCCAGTTGAAATTGAAAGTGAAAGACATGGACTGAAAACATTATATAGAAGTGACCATAAAATTGATATTTATGATGTCAGTAAAATAAAGGGCCAAATTAAAGTCACCCAAAGGAATGATTATGTTGTGGCTGATTTAGACAACAATGATAAGCCGATTCACTTTGAAAATGGTGAAGATATTTCTGAACACTtagaaaaaatggaaaaaaataaagttcTTAAAGTACAAAAAGTATTAAGAAATAAGAAACCAGTGTTGGAAGTAAAAGATGAATTTGAGACTGCAGTTGAAGAAGATCCATTTGAGACTGCAGTTGAGGAAGATGCAATTGAGACTGCAATTGAGGAAGATGCATTTGAGACTGCAGTTGAGGAAGACGCATTTGAGACTGCAGTTGAGGAAGACGCATTTGAGATTGCAGCTGAAGAAGACGCATTTGAGACTGCAGCTGAAGAAGACGCATTTGAGACTGCAGTTGAAGAAGACGCATTTGAGACTGCAGCTGAAGAAGACGTATTTGAGTCTGCAGTTGAGGAAGACGCATTTGAGACTGCAGTTGTGGAAGACGCATTTGAGACTGCAGTTGAGGAAGATGCATTTGAGACTGCAGCTGAAGAAGACGCATTTGAGACTGCAGCTGAAGAAGACGCATTTGAGACTGCAGTTGAGGAAGAGACATTTGAGACTGCAGTTGAAGAAGATGCATTTGAGACTGCAGTTGAGGAAGACACATTTGAGACTGCAGTTGAGGAAGACACATTTGAGACTGCAGTTGAGGAAGACGCATTTGAGACTGCAGTTGAGGAAGACGCATTTGAGACTGCAGTTGAGGAAGACGCATTTGAGACTGCAGTTGAGGAAGACACATTTGAGACTGCAGTTGAAGAAGATGCATTTGAGACTGCAGTTGAGGAAGACACATTTGAGTCTGCAGTTGAAGAAGACGCATTTGAGACTGCAGTTGAGGAAGACACATTTGAGACTGCAGTTGAAGAAGATGCATTTGAGACTGCAGTTGAGGAAGACACATTTGAGACTGCAGTTGAGGAAGATGCATTTGAGACTGCAGTTGAGGAAGACGCATTTGAGTCTGCAGTTGAAGAAGACGCATTTGAGACTGCAGCTGAAGAAGACGCATTTGAGACTGCAGTTGAAGAAGACGCATTTGAGACTGCAGCTGAAGAAGATGCGTTTGAGACTGCAGCTGAAGAAGATGCATTTGAAACTGCACCTGAAGAAGACGCATTTGAGACTGCAGCTGAAGAAGAAGCATTTGAGACTGCAGCTGAAGAAGACGCATTTGAGACTGAAGCTAAGGATGACGCAATTGAGACTGCAGCTGAAGATGATGCATTTGAGACTGCAGCTGAAGAAGACGCATTTGAGACTGAAGCTAAAGATTACGCATTTGAGACTGCAGCTGAAGAAGATGCATTTGAAACTGCAGCTGAAGATGACACATTTGAGACTGCAGCTGAAGATGACACGTTTAAAACTGCAGCTGAAGATGACACGTTTAAGACTGCAGCTGAAGAAGACACATTAGAAACTGCAGCTGAAGAAGACACATTTGAGACTGAAGCTAAAGATGACGCATTTGAAACTGCAGCTGAAGATGACACGTTTGAGACCGCAGCTGAAGAAGACGCATTTCAGACCGCAGCTGAAGAAGACGCATTTGAAACTGCAGTAGAACAAGACGGATTTGAGACTGCAGTCGAAGGAGGTACGTTTGAGACAGCAGTCGAAGGAGGAACATTTGGGACTGTAGTTGCAGGTGGCGCATCGGAGACATCAGTTGCAGGTGGCACATTTTTAACTTCACTTGCAGGTGGTGCAATTTTAACTGCAGTTGCAGGTGGTGCATTTCAAAATGCAGGTAAAGGTGGTGCAGTTGAGACTGCAGATAAAGGTGGTGCAGTTGAGACTGCAGATAAAGGTGGTGCAGATGCGACTGCAGATAAAGGTGGTGCAGATGAGACTGCAGGTAAAGGTGGTGCAGTTGAGACTGATGATAAAGGTGGTGCAGATGAGACTGCAGGTAAAGGTGGTGCAGTTGAGACTGCAGATAAAGGTGGTGCAGATGAGACTGCAGGTAAAGGTGGTGCAGTTGAGACTGCAGATAAAGGTGGTGCAGATGAGACTGCAATTGGAGAAGGCACGGTTGAGACTGCAGCTGAAGTAGATGCATTTGTGACTGCAGGCAAAGGCAGTGCAGATGAGACTGCAGGTAAAAGCGGTTCAGTTGAGCCTGCAGTCGACGTGGATGCATTTGTGACTGCAGGTAAAGGAAGTGCAGTTGAGACTGCAGGTAAAAGCGGTGCAGTTCAGACTGCAGTTGAAGAAAGTTCAGTTGAAGAAGAGGCATTTGAGATTGCAGATGAAGAGGGTACATTTGAGACTAGAGCTGATGAAGATGGATTTGAGACTGCAGTTGAAGAAGACGCATTTGAGACTGGAGTTGAAGAAGACGCATTTACGACTGCAGTTGTAGAAGACCCATTTAAAACTACAGTTGCAGGAGACGCATTTGAGACTGCAGCTGAAGAAGACCCATTTAAAACTACAGTTGCAGGAGACGCATTTGAGACTGCAGTTAAAGAAGACGCATATGAGACTGCAGCTGAAGAAGACCCATTTAAAACTACAGTTGCAGGAGACGCATTTGAGACTGCAGCTGAAGAAGATGCATTTGAGACTGCAGCTGAAGAAGACCCATTTAAAACTACAGTTGTAGGAGACGCATTTGAGACTGCAGCTGAAGAAGACCCATTTAAAACTACAGTTGCAGGAGACGCATTTGAGACTGCAGTTAAAGAAGACGCATATGAGACTGCAGCTGAAGAAGACCCATTTAAAACTACAGTTGCAGGAGACGCATTTGAGACTGCAGCTGAAGAAGATGCATTTGAGACTGCAGCTGAAGAAGACCCATTTAAAACTACAGTTGCAGGAGACGCATTTGAGACTGCAGCTGAAGAAGACCCATTTAAAACTACAGTTGCAGGAGACGCATTTGAGACTGCAGCTGAAGAAGATGCATTTGAGACTGCAGCTGAAAAAGACCCATTTAAAACTACAGTTGCAGGAGACGCATTTGAGACTGCAGCTGAAGAAGACCCATTTAAAACTACAGTTGCAGGAGACGCATTTGAGACTGCAGCTGAAAAAGACCCATTTAAAACTACAGTTGCAGGAGACGCATTTGAGACTGCAGTTGAAGGCAGCGCATTTGAGACTGCAGATGAAGAAGACCCATTTGAGACTACAGTTCAAGGAGACTCATTTGAGACTGCAGTTGAAGGCAGCGCATTTGAGACTGCATATAAAGAAGACTCATTTGAGACTGCAGTTGAAGGCAGCGCATTTGAGACTGCATATGAAGAAGACTCATTTGAGACTGCAGTTGAAGGTAGCACATTTGAGACTGCAGCTGAAGACTCATTTAAGACTGCAGTTGAAGAAGGCACAGTTAAGATTGTAGTTGAAGGTGTTCCTGGGGTTATGATCAAGGAGGGGGAAGGAAGAATTTcaacttacatttatttttga
- the cbx2 gene encoding chromobox protein homolog 2 — MEELSAVGEQVFDAECILNKRTRKGKLEYLVKWRGWSSKHNSWEPQENLLDPRLLVAFNKREQEKELLISKKGKRPRGRPRKIMETIPVVSKSSSSSSSSSSSGSSSSSSSSSSSTDDDDEDDHNMTPKPIPRPREHLPVPQKKAQIVVAKPGPPKKRGRKALPPELKAIRQVKGTRKILKPISRDSDLRGIKKPLMPASFTYTGLNRTSGREPMAMHNRGSFTHKSSLSSLGRSIGSVSSSPTLNRSPQTKSASDFKLSVSDMNSGLDPKTPTCKSPGVAALNLHSSNGQTCPQLSPTVPKDQTLLQRSASLPKSPSSSFSSLKTPSSLQALNLQSVNKTVQGNGTDLKTSPHSGRKSSGFNTSSAPNTPSKFQTSQQALKSPQKLKADDLAERLGKKSQARTEKILPTEGRDSQPAQDRPSSKDPSKQSKTLSELSTGEEGSSSDTDHDSSFPRDSHDLSISVQAGQDWRPTRSLIEHVFVTDVTANLVTVTVKESPTSVGFFSIRNY, encoded by the exons ATGGAGGAGCTGAGCGCGGTAGGAGAGCAGGTCTTCGACGCCGAGTGTATCCTCAACAAACGCACGAGGAAG GGCAAACTGGAGTATCTGGTCAAGTGGAGAGGATGGTCGTCCAA GCATAACAGTTGGGAACCTCAGGAAAACCTTCTTGACCCGAGACTATTGGTTGCATTTAACAAGAG GGAGCAGGAGAAGGAACTCTTGATAAGCAAAAAGGGGAAACGGCCTCGTGGACGACCCAGAAAAATAATG GAAACTATTCCAGTGGTGTCAAAGTCAAGCAGCTCATCCTCGTCTTCATCCTCTTCTGGTTCTTCGTCATCTTCCTCATCATCATCCTCTTCTACAGATGACGACGATGAAGACGACCACAACATGACTCCAAAGCCGATTCCTCGTCCTCGAGAGCATCTCCCGGTCCCGCAGAAGAAAGCGCAGATCGTCGTGGCCAAGCCAGGGCCGCCAAAGAAGCGAGGGAGGAAAGCGCTGCCTCCGGAGCTGAAGGCCATACGTCAAGTTAAAGGTACTCGGAAGATCCTCAAACCCATTTCCAGAGACTCGGATCTCCGAGGCATAAAGAAACCTCTCATGCCTGCAAGCTTCACCTACACCGGCTTGAATCGCACCTCAGGAAGGGAGCCGATGGCAATGCATAACCGAGGGTCTTTTACACACAAGAGTTCCTTAAGCTCCCTTGGACGCTCCATCGGATCCGTTTCATCTTCTCCAACACTAAATCGGTCGCCGCAAACTAAATCTGCTTCAGATTTCAAGCTCTCCGTCTCAGATATGAACAGCGGACTTGATCCCAAGACTCCCACGTGCAAATCTCCAGGTGTAGCCGCACTGAATCTGCACAGCAGCAATGGACAGACGTGTCCACAACTCTCTCCCACTGTGCCGAAAGATCAGACCCTGCTTCAAAGGTCAGCATCTCTCCCGAAATCCCCATCAAGCTCATTTTCATCTCTCAAAACTCCTTCCAGCCTTCAAGCTCTCAATCTGCAGAGCGTCAACAAAACAGTGCAGGGAAACGGGACTGATTTGAAGACTTCCCCGCATTCTGGAAGGAAAAGTTCTGGATTTAACACAAGTTCTGCACCAAACACTCCTAGCAAGTTCCAGACCTCACAGCAAGCCTTAAAGAGTCCACAGAAATTGAAAGCGGATGATTTGGCTGAAAGACTTGGGAAGAAAAGCCAAGCTAGAACAGAAAAGATTCTGCCAACAGAGGGTCGAGATTCTCAACCGGCGCAAGACAGACCCTCGTCTAAAGATCCCAGCAAACAGAGCAAGACCTTGAGCGAATTGAGCACCGGAGAGGAGGGAAGCAGCTCCGATACCGACCATGATTCCTCATTTCCCAGGGACAGCCATGACTTGTCCATCTCTGTGCAAGCAGGTCAGGATTGGAGGCCGACACGGAGCCTGATTGAGCATGTGTTTGTCACTGACGTCACTGCAAACCTGGTCACAGTAACAGTGAAGGAATCTCCAACCAGCGTTGGGTTTTTTAGCATTCGGAATTATTGA